A single genomic interval of Agarivorans aestuarii harbors:
- the hflC gene encoding protease modulator HflC — protein sequence MKQLAIFGIILALLVGYSSVFVVNEGERGIVIQFGKVKRTADGATKVYPPGLQFKVPFIDSVRTLDARIQTLDGNADRFVTSEKKDLIIDSYVKWRIADFSQFYLSTGGSVLQAESLLTRKINNGLRSEIGARTIRDIVSGERGQVMEDALKRMARSSEIGIEVTDVRIKQINLPDEVSSSIYQRMRAERLAVAKEHRSQGQEQAEIIRANVDRRVNVLLADADKRGREMRGDGDATAARIYADAYTKNPEFYKFWRSLAAYRTSFDNGGDVMVLEPDSEFFRYMKEPAKQ from the coding sequence ATGAAACAATTAGCTATTTTTGGCATTATTTTAGCCTTGTTAGTGGGTTACTCGTCGGTATTTGTAGTGAACGAAGGCGAGCGCGGTATTGTTATTCAGTTTGGTAAAGTAAAACGTACCGCTGATGGCGCAACCAAGGTTTACCCACCGGGTTTACAGTTTAAGGTTCCATTTATTGATTCTGTGCGTACTTTAGATGCACGTATTCAAACTTTAGATGGCAACGCTGACCGTTTTGTAACCTCTGAGAAAAAAGACTTAATCATTGATTCTTACGTTAAATGGCGAATTGCAGATTTTTCACAGTTCTACCTTTCAACCGGTGGTTCGGTACTGCAAGCTGAGTCTCTGTTAACACGTAAAATCAACAATGGTCTTCGTAGCGAAATTGGTGCTCGTACCATTCGCGATATCGTATCTGGTGAGCGTGGCCAAGTAATGGAAGATGCACTTAAACGTATGGCGCGTTCTTCTGAGATTGGTATCGAAGTTACCGATGTGCGTATCAAGCAAATCAACTTACCTGATGAAGTAAGTAGTAGTATTTACCAACGGATGCGTGCAGAACGTTTAGCAGTAGCTAAAGAACACCGTTCGCAAGGTCAAGAGCAAGCCGAGATTATTCGCGCTAACGTTGACCGCCGTGTAAATGTATTGCTGGCCGATGCAGATAAGCGTGGTCGCGAAATGCGTGGTGACGGTGATGCTACAGCCGCTAGAATATACGCAGACGCTTATACTAAGAACCCAGAGTTCTATAAGTTCTGGCGTAGCTTGGCGGCTTATCGCACCAGTTTCGATAATGGTGGAGACGTAATGGTGTTAGAACCAGATAGCGAATTCTTCCGTTACATGAAAGAACCTGCGAAACAATAA
- the miaA gene encoding tRNA (adenosine(37)-N6)-dimethylallyltransferase MiaA — MISNLPVITLMGPTASGKTALAIELHQQIGAELVSVDSALIYRGMDIGTAKPTAEEQRQAPHALIDICDPTEVYSAADFRRDVLEQIDAIHARGNVPLLVGGTMLYFKALVDGIADLPEADAALRNEIQQQAADGSWESLHHELSQYDPTSAARINVNDHQRLMRAVEVYRLTGKSLTEINNQPVAALPYKIHQFAIAPKEKAQLHHLIEVRFKMMLELGFEAEVKSLMQRGDLDLSLPSMRSVGYRQMWQYLSGEMDYDEMVFRGVVATRQLAKKQMNWLKSWSDLTWLQSGDPINNEIITNSLSDT; from the coding sequence ATGATTAGCAATCTGCCAGTGATTACCTTAATGGGGCCTACGGCCTCTGGAAAAACTGCTTTGGCAATTGAGCTTCATCAGCAAATAGGTGCAGAATTAGTTAGTGTTGATTCTGCATTAATTTACCGTGGAATGGATATCGGCACCGCTAAGCCAACTGCCGAAGAGCAGCGACAAGCCCCACACGCTCTAATTGATATTTGCGATCCTACTGAAGTGTATTCAGCCGCCGATTTTCGCCGCGATGTTCTAGAGCAAATTGATGCCATTCATGCGCGTGGTAATGTCCCGCTCTTGGTGGGCGGCACCATGTTGTATTTTAAAGCCTTAGTGGACGGCATTGCTGATTTGCCAGAAGCAGATGCAGCCTTACGCAATGAGATTCAGCAGCAAGCAGCAGACGGTTCTTGGGAAAGTTTGCATCACGAACTTAGCCAATACGATCCCACCTCCGCAGCAAGGATCAATGTAAACGATCATCAGCGCTTAATGAGGGCGGTTGAAGTATATCGTTTAACCGGTAAATCTCTGACTGAAATTAATAATCAACCGGTTGCGGCCTTACCTTATAAAATCCATCAGTTTGCGATTGCGCCGAAAGAAAAAGCCCAACTACACCATCTAATAGAGGTGCGATTTAAGATGATGCTGGAACTTGGCTTTGAAGCCGAGGTCAAATCGCTGATGCAAAGAGGGGATCTCGATTTATCTTTGCCATCAATGCGAAGCGTTGGGTATCGCCAAATGTGGCAATACCTTAGTGGTGAGATGGATTACGATGAAATGGTGTTTCGAGGCGTAGTAGCTACGCGGCAATTAGCTAAAAAACAAATGAACTGGTTAAAAAGCTGGTCAGATCTCACTTGGTTACAGAGTGGTGATCCAATAAATAACGAAATAATTACTAATTCGCTAAGTGATACTTGA
- the hflX gene encoding ribosome rescue GTPase HflX, producing the protein MFDRYEAGEQAILVHVNFNDEDEREDLEELKMLVSSAGVNAVATITGSRVSPHPKYFVGAGKAEEIAELVKSAQADVIIFNHALSPAQERNLEMLCEARVLDRTTLILDIFAQRARTHEGKLQVELAQLRHMSTRLIRGWTHLERQKGGIGLRGPGETQLETDRRLLRARIKQIQQRLEKVGKQREQGRRARQRAELPTVSLAGYTNAGKSTLFNRITESKVYAADQLFATLDPTLRKIDIEDVGKVILADTVGFIRHLPHDLVAAFKATLTETREAQLLLHVIDCSDERMAENVEQVEVVLEEIGAGEIPFLQVYNKVDQHPDMSPRIERDDQGLPQKVWVSALTGEGLSLLYKAISERLVGDMVNHTLRLPPSEGRLRSRLYQLDCVAGERLDDEGNIVLDIRLDAIAWQRLDKQFDHSLESFIAQCE; encoded by the coding sequence TTGTTTGACCGTTATGAAGCAGGTGAACAAGCCATCTTAGTGCATGTAAATTTTAATGACGAAGATGAGCGAGAAGACCTGGAAGAGCTGAAGATGTTAGTCAGTTCTGCAGGCGTAAATGCGGTGGCTACCATCACCGGTAGCCGAGTTTCTCCCCACCCTAAGTACTTTGTAGGTGCCGGAAAAGCAGAAGAAATCGCAGAATTAGTGAAAAGTGCCCAAGCGGATGTGATCATTTTTAATCACGCTTTATCGCCAGCACAAGAGCGAAACCTAGAAATGCTCTGTGAGGCGCGGGTTTTAGATCGTACCACCCTCATTTTAGATATTTTTGCTCAACGAGCGCGAACCCACGAAGGTAAGTTGCAAGTTGAGTTAGCGCAATTGCGCCATATGTCGACCCGATTAATTCGCGGCTGGACTCACCTAGAAAGACAAAAGGGCGGTATCGGTTTACGCGGCCCAGGTGAAACCCAGTTAGAAACCGATCGACGTTTATTGCGTGCGCGAATTAAACAAATTCAACAGCGTTTAGAAAAAGTAGGCAAGCAACGAGAGCAGGGCAGACGAGCGAGGCAACGTGCCGAGTTACCCACTGTTTCCTTAGCGGGTTATACCAATGCTGGTAAATCAACATTGTTTAATCGAATTACTGAATCTAAGGTGTATGCAGCCGATCAGTTGTTTGCCACCCTAGACCCAACGTTGCGAAAAATTGATATTGAGGATGTAGGTAAGGTGATTCTTGCCGATACCGTGGGCTTTATTCGCCACCTTCCTCATGATTTAGTGGCGGCGTTTAAAGCTACCTTAACCGAAACCCGTGAAGCCCAGCTATTATTACATGTGATTGATTGTAGTGATGAAAGAATGGCTGAAAACGTAGAACAGGTTGAGGTAGTATTAGAAGAGATTGGGGCGGGAGAAATACCTTTCCTGCAGGTCTACAATAAAGTAGATCAGCACCCAGATATGAGTCCGCGTATTGAGCGTGATGACCAGGGTTTACCCCAAAAAGTGTGGGTATCAGCGTTAACGGGAGAAGGTTTGTCTTTGTTGTATAAGGCAATCAGCGAACGTTTGGTTGGTGACATGGTTAACCACACTTTGCGTTTACCACCCAGTGAGGGGCGCTTGCGTAGTCGTTTGTATCAGTTAGACTGCGTAGCAGGTGAACGTTTAGACGATGAAGGAAATATCGTTTTAGATATTCGACTCGATGCTATTGCGTGGCAGCGGTTGGATAAGCAGTTCGACCATAGTTTGGAAAGTTTTATTGCTCAATGTGAGTAG
- the hflK gene encoding FtsH protease activity modulator HflK, with the protein MAWNEPGNKGGGGDRDPWGNNNKNGNQGPPDLDEVITKLSRKFGGIFGGGKKPSSGGSSGGVSGFGIAVVVVILAVIWVASGFYTIKEAEKGVILTFGKYDPESGLVDSGLNWKATFVQEVIPVNVEAIRSLPASGFMLTEDENVVRVEMDVQYKVVRPHAYLFSVTAPDDSLAQATDSALRYVIGHTTMDDILTTGREVVRSETEALLNKIIEPYNLGIEVVDVNFLPARPPEEVKDAFDDAISAQEDEQRFIREAEAYQREIEPRARGRVQRIEQEAQGYQEQIVLRAQGEVARFEQLLPEYENAPDVTRHRLYLETMEEIYAKSNKVLIDASNNSNMLYLPIDKLMEQGQQPTQRKSSSGNKPSTISSEPASSIPSRPSSIRSSDRSSSGRN; encoded by the coding sequence ATGGCCTGGAATGAGCCTGGCAACAAAGGTGGCGGCGGTGACCGTGACCCTTGGGGCAATAACAATAAAAATGGTAATCAGGGTCCGCCTGATTTAGATGAAGTAATTACTAAGCTAAGCCGTAAGTTTGGTGGCATTTTTGGTGGTGGTAAAAAACCATCATCTGGTGGCAGCAGCGGTGGTGTGAGTGGTTTTGGCATTGCTGTAGTAGTGGTCATCTTGGCTGTTATTTGGGTAGCGAGCGGTTTCTACACCATTAAAGAAGCTGAAAAGGGCGTAATTCTTACCTTTGGTAAATACGATCCTGAATCAGGTTTGGTAGATTCTGGTTTGAACTGGAAAGCAACCTTTGTTCAAGAAGTGATTCCAGTGAACGTAGAGGCTATTCGATCTTTACCTGCGTCGGGCTTTATGCTGACTGAAGACGAAAACGTAGTACGCGTAGAGATGGATGTACAGTACAAAGTGGTTCGTCCACATGCTTACCTGTTTAGTGTAACTGCGCCAGATGATAGCTTGGCACAAGCTACCGACAGTGCCCTGCGTTACGTGATTGGTCACACCACCATGGATGATATTTTAACCACGGGTCGTGAAGTTGTGCGTAGCGAAACCGAAGCCTTATTAAACAAAATCATCGAACCTTATAACTTAGGTATTGAAGTGGTTGACGTGAACTTCCTGCCGGCTCGTCCGCCAGAAGAAGTTAAAGATGCCTTCGATGATGCTATCTCTGCACAAGAAGATGAGCAGCGTTTCATTCGTGAAGCCGAAGCCTATCAACGTGAAATTGAACCACGAGCACGTGGTCGAGTTCAGCGTATTGAGCAAGAAGCCCAAGGTTATCAAGAGCAGATTGTATTGCGTGCACAAGGTGAAGTGGCTCGTTTTGAGCAGTTGCTTCCTGAGTATGAAAATGCACCAGACGTAACTCGCCACCGTTTATATCTAGAAACGATGGAAGAAATTTACGCTAAGTCGAACAAGGTGTTGATTGACGCATCTAACAACAGCAACATGCTTTACTTGCCTATCGACAAGCTAATGGAGCAAGGCCAGCAGCCTACTCAACGTAAATCTAGCTCGGGCAACAAACCATCTACTATAAGTTCAGAGCCTGCTAGCTCGATTCCGTCACGCCCTTCGTCGATTCGAAGCAGTGACCGCTCTAGTTCGGGGAGAAACTAA
- a CDS encoding N-acetylmuramoyl-L-alanine amidase yields the protein MLGSFKLSRWIGLGLGLYLLCGLAMASSDVSGVRVWSSPDNTRIVLDLSGAPKFSHFNLNKPNRLVLDLSSSKMLSDLSKVPLSGDLVKKIRPSTPKAKGDYRLVIELSQAVNPTVFALKPTGNYGHRLVIDLPDKAGSAQIKKQQQQISKAKTQQQLAGNRDIIIAIDAGHGGEDPGAIGNKRTYEKHITLAIAKRAQRLINQEPGLKAVLIREGDYFVNLNKRSQIARKNKADFLVSIHADGFTSSQPKGASVWVVSTRRAKSEVGRHLEDHEAESDLLGGVGEVMGSVENDAHLNFALIDMQMDYSMNTAYEVAKKVLSELGKVTSLHKKRPEHASLAVLKSPDIPSILVEAGFITNHKEEKLLKTGNHQERIAKAVVKGIKAHYRAKPLAGTLYAQTYGVRKHTVRKGESLSVLAARYNTSVAGLKKANKLTSNTLRIGQVLTIPNS from the coding sequence ATGCTGGGTAGTTTTAAATTAAGCCGCTGGATAGGCTTAGGCTTAGGCTTGTATTTGCTTTGTGGGCTGGCAATGGCCAGTAGCGATGTTTCGGGAGTGCGTGTTTGGAGCAGCCCTGACAATACTCGTATTGTATTGGATTTATCTGGTGCGCCAAAATTTAGCCATTTCAATTTAAACAAACCAAATCGCCTAGTGTTGGATCTTTCTAGTAGTAAAATGCTCAGCGATTTGAGCAAAGTGCCCTTATCGGGTGACTTGGTTAAAAAGATCCGACCTAGTACGCCAAAGGCTAAAGGCGATTACCGCTTGGTTATCGAGTTATCGCAAGCGGTTAATCCTACGGTGTTTGCACTCAAACCAACCGGAAACTATGGCCATCGGCTGGTCATCGACCTGCCAGACAAAGCCGGTAGCGCGCAAATAAAAAAGCAACAGCAGCAGATTTCCAAAGCTAAAACTCAGCAACAGTTAGCCGGCAATCGCGATATTATTATTGCTATCGACGCCGGCCACGGCGGTGAAGATCCCGGCGCAATTGGCAACAAAAGAACCTACGAGAAACACATTACCTTGGCAATAGCCAAACGCGCCCAGCGTCTAATAAACCAAGAGCCGGGCTTAAAAGCCGTGTTAATTCGCGAAGGTGACTACTTTGTTAACCTTAATAAGCGCTCGCAAATTGCTCGTAAAAATAAAGCCGATTTCTTAGTCTCTATTCATGCTGATGGATTCACTTCCTCGCAACCAAAAGGTGCCTCTGTGTGGGTGGTGTCTACTCGCCGGGCTAAAAGTGAAGTAGGTCGCCATTTAGAAGATCACGAAGCCGAATCTGATCTGCTTGGCGGCGTGGGTGAAGTAATGGGCAGCGTAGAAAATGACGCCCACCTTAACTTCGCCTTGATTGACATGCAGATGGACTACTCAATGAACACCGCCTATGAAGTGGCGAAGAAAGTATTGTCGGAGCTGGGCAAAGTGACCTCGCTGCATAAAAAGCGCCCAGAGCATGCTAGCCTCGCGGTACTAAAGTCTCCCGACATTCCCTCTATTTTGGTTGAAGCAGGCTTTATTACTAACCACAAAGAAGAGAAGTTGCTTAAAACTGGCAATCATCAAGAGAGAATTGCTAAAGCGGTAGTGAAAGGCATTAAAGCCCATTACCGCGCCAAGCCCTTGGCTGGCACCTTGTATGCGCAAACCTATGGGGTGCGTAAACATACGGTAAGAAAAGGCGAGTCTTTGTCGGTATTGGCAGCGCGCTACAATACTAGCGTGGCAGGTTTAAAAAAGGCCAACAAACTGACTTCCAATACCTTGCGCATTGGTCAAGTGCTGACCATCCCAAATAGTTAA
- the mutL gene encoding DNA mismatch repair endonuclease MutL codes for MPIQILPAQLANQIAAGEVVERPASVVKELIENCLDAGATRIDIEIDKGGAKRILIRDNGSGIAKDQLGLALSRHATSKIDSLDDLSAIATLGFRGEALASISSVSRLSLSSRTAEQEQAWQAQAAGRDMQVSLQPCAHPVGSSLEVLDLFFNTPARRKFLRTEKTEFSHIDELLKRLALSRFDVALSLKHNGKLIRQYRIATDLDKQLKRVSTVFGAPFANHCLHLDNQHDQLRLHGWLGLPEVARAQNDQQYFYVNGRMMRDKLLQHAIRQAFAAYLPDEQYASYVLFLELPLDQVDVNVHPAKHEVRFHQARLVHDYIVQVLASALSKIPAHNHTGELPVCQDEPANEMFAQPLEPVGHGYTSAAPATPRVSEGRQSYQSSLQRADKPRASELSANHQWLSSTADFSSQAASASPTNSVSSKSQAAALYPLHLVESAYLLARIGEKLVLLDLWASQQNLAYTQAMQQWPQGLDSVPLLLPLKLALDEPMHLLLSQQQEALKRIGFAFNIANKQQVIVAQVPKLIRKADFAQLIPSLLMAMSQLPESEWQQAEVLLSGLVKLQNKPNEYSWQQAIELSQQLHSHYANQLPQHLWQAVDLSTCIKGFNHD; via the coding sequence ATGCCTATTCAAATATTGCCAGCGCAGCTGGCTAACCAAATTGCCGCCGGAGAAGTGGTAGAACGCCCCGCTTCGGTAGTTAAAGAGCTGATTGAAAACTGCCTTGATGCCGGCGCTACTCGTATCGATATTGAGATTGATAAAGGTGGCGCAAAGCGCATTTTAATTCGCGACAACGGCAGTGGCATTGCCAAAGACCAGCTAGGCTTGGCGCTAAGTCGCCATGCAACTAGCAAAATCGACAGCCTTGATGATTTAAGTGCCATAGCCACCTTGGGCTTTCGCGGTGAAGCACTGGCAAGTATTAGCTCGGTCTCTCGCTTAAGTCTAAGTTCTCGTACTGCTGAGCAAGAACAAGCTTGGCAAGCTCAAGCTGCTGGTCGTGACATGCAAGTTAGTTTGCAACCCTGCGCCCACCCAGTTGGTAGTTCGCTAGAAGTGCTCGATTTGTTTTTTAATACGCCTGCACGGCGCAAGTTTTTACGCACTGAGAAAACCGAGTTTTCGCACATTGATGAGCTGTTGAAACGTTTAGCCTTGAGCCGTTTTGATGTGGCGCTGAGTTTAAAACACAATGGCAAATTAATCCGTCAGTATCGCATAGCCACAGACTTGGATAAGCAGCTGAAGCGAGTAAGCACAGTATTTGGTGCCCCTTTTGCTAACCACTGTTTGCATCTAGATAATCAGCATGACCAACTACGTTTACACGGTTGGTTAGGTTTACCGGAAGTGGCACGTGCGCAAAACGACCAGCAGTATTTTTATGTGAACGGTCGGATGATGCGCGACAAGTTGCTACAACACGCTATTCGCCAAGCATTTGCAGCCTATTTACCCGATGAACAATATGCCAGTTATGTATTATTTTTGGAGTTGCCATTAGACCAAGTCGATGTGAATGTGCACCCGGCTAAACATGAAGTGCGCTTTCATCAAGCCCGTTTGGTACATGACTACATCGTACAAGTATTGGCATCAGCCTTGAGCAAAATACCGGCCCATAATCACACTGGCGAACTGCCGGTTTGCCAAGATGAACCGGCAAACGAAATGTTCGCTCAACCACTAGAGCCAGTTGGCCATGGATACACCAGCGCTGCTCCCGCGACGCCGAGAGTGAGCGAAGGCCGTCAGAGTTACCAGTCAAGCTTACAACGAGCCGATAAGCCGCGAGCCTCAGAATTATCCGCTAATCATCAGTGGTTGAGCAGTACTGCCGATTTTTCTAGCCAAGCTGCCAGTGCTAGCCCTACAAACTCTGTTAGTTCCAAGTCACAGGCCGCCGCGCTTTATCCTTTGCATTTAGTGGAAAGCGCATACTTGTTAGCGCGTATTGGCGAGAAGCTAGTATTGTTAGATCTTTGGGCCAGCCAGCAAAATCTCGCCTATACCCAAGCAATGCAGCAGTGGCCGCAGGGCTTAGATAGCGTTCCTTTATTATTACCATTAAAGCTAGCTCTAGATGAACCGATGCATCTGTTACTTAGTCAACAACAAGAAGCGCTTAAGCGGATTGGTTTTGCGTTTAACATTGCTAACAAGCAACAAGTTATTGTTGCCCAAGTGCCTAAGCTGATACGCAAGGCTGACTTTGCTCAGTTAATTCCAAGTTTGTTAATGGCGATGAGTCAGCTTCCTGAGTCTGAATGGCAGCAAGCCGAGGTATTGTTAAGTGGTTTAGTTAAGCTACAAAACAAACCCAATGAGTACAGTTGGCAGCAAGCTATAGAGCTAAGCCAGCAACTGCATAGTCACTATGCTAATCAATTGCCTCAGCACTTATGGCAAGCTGTAGATCTAAGCACCTGTATCAAGGGTTTCAATCATGATTAG
- the tsaE gene encoding tRNA (adenosine(37)-N6)-threonylcarbamoyltransferase complex ATPase subunit type 1 TsaE, translating into MKTWHIELADAEQTVALGELLAKACQRASVIYLEGDLGAGKTTLTRGFIQGKGHEGKVKSPTYTLVEPYELGDWRVNHFDLYRLADPEELEFIGIRDYFADDCLCLVEWPEKGLGFLPAADLLVELAYRGEQRSAQVKALSEQGQKVVEWLSQHAG; encoded by the coding sequence ATGAAAACGTGGCATATTGAATTAGCTGATGCAGAGCAAACAGTAGCTTTAGGTGAACTTCTCGCCAAGGCGTGTCAGCGAGCATCAGTGATTTATTTAGAAGGTGATTTAGGGGCTGGAAAAACCACTTTAACCCGTGGTTTTATTCAAGGTAAAGGCCACGAAGGTAAGGTTAAAAGTCCTACCTACACCTTGGTTGAACCCTATGAGTTGGGTGATTGGCGAGTTAATCATTTTGATTTATACCGTTTGGCCGACCCAGAAGAACTAGAATTTATTGGTATTCGTGATTACTTTGCCGACGATTGTTTGTGTTTGGTGGAGTGGCCTGAAAAGGGCCTGGGCTTTTTACCAGCAGCAGACTTATTGGTTGAGCTAGCTTACCGAGGTGAGCAGCGCAGTGCTCAAGTGAAAGCATTGAGCGAACAAGGACAAAAAGTAGTGGAGTGGTTGAGTCAACATGCTGGGTAG
- the hfq gene encoding RNA chaperone Hfq, with amino-acid sequence MAKGQSLQDPFLNALRRERIPVSIYLVNGIKLQGQVESFDQFVILLKNTVSQMVYKHAISTVVPARAVPHHTPVSDDSKNDE; translated from the coding sequence ATGGCGAAGGGGCAATCATTACAAGACCCATTTTTGAATGCGTTACGACGTGAGCGTATTCCCGTTTCAATTTATTTAGTAAACGGTATTAAGTTGCAAGGCCAAGTTGAATCATTTGATCAGTTTGTCATCTTGTTGAAGAACACTGTCAGCCAGATGGTATACAAACATGCTATCTCTACTGTGGTACCAGCTCGCGCTGTTCCACACCATACCCCAGTATCTGACGACTCGAAGAACGACGAATAG
- a CDS encoding DUF2065 domain-containing protein produces the protein MTDSVLLALALVCLIEGLGPLLFPKRWKRLLKTISEAPASNIRQIGLGLVGVSIILLYVINL, from the coding sequence ATGACAGATTCTGTATTACTTGCATTGGCTCTAGTGTGCCTTATCGAAGGCCTAGGGCCTTTATTGTTTCCTAAGCGTTGGAAACGCCTACTAAAAACAATATCGGAAGCGCCAGCGAGTAATATTCGGCAAATTGGTCTCGGCTTAGTGGGTGTTTCTATTATACTCTTGTATGTGATTAATCTTTGA
- a CDS encoding NAD(P)H-hydrate dehydratase, which yields MAPEHRLFSHSLPQSLWRAEVVKHQEAVLAHQQGTSLYSLMEQAGLAAFKLMQCQWPNGKRILVLAGGGNNGGDALVVARLAKQAGKQVKVLALGDLERMPSEAQKALAAWQAEGGPLDLSQQFDWPSDVIIDGVLGIGLNTEVRAPLQALFAQINQSGVPVLALDLPSGLSADTGKLLGSAIKASATICFIAAKQGLFIGQAPEYVGKLVFAGLGLSDLFEQQNTTAVSLADYAQLGSLLAPRAKTAHKGSCGRVALVGGNVGMAGAIRMAAEASLRSGAGLVNVFTQAQNQSVVSTGRPELMVAAVAKHSLQQLDWCLAQASCKVIGPGLGQDEWAQALFSSVLNDDKACLVDADALNLLAKAPMQRNHWVLTPHPGEAARLLKCSVAEIEADRIAAAQNIQHRYGGVCVLKGAGTVVAGAQGQVRICTAGNPGMASGGMGDVLSGIIGGLIAQFAAKHLLFDIVCLGVCIHGMAADRAAEQGERGMLASDLMPFIRQLVNPKL from the coding sequence ATGGCTCCAGAGCACCGATTGTTTTCGCACAGTTTACCACAGAGTTTATGGCGCGCCGAAGTGGTGAAACACCAAGAAGCAGTGCTGGCTCACCAGCAAGGTACTAGCTTGTATTCTTTAATGGAGCAAGCGGGCTTAGCTGCCTTTAAACTAATGCAATGCCAATGGCCCAATGGCAAGCGTATTTTAGTGTTAGCCGGTGGTGGCAACAACGGCGGAGACGCCTTGGTGGTTGCGCGATTGGCTAAGCAAGCAGGTAAACAGGTAAAGGTGCTTGCTTTAGGTGACTTAGAACGTATGCCTAGCGAAGCGCAGAAAGCCTTAGCGGCCTGGCAAGCCGAGGGTGGGCCGCTTGATCTTAGTCAACAATTTGATTGGCCCAGTGATGTAATTATTGATGGTGTATTGGGGATTGGCTTAAACACTGAGGTTCGCGCGCCATTGCAGGCATTGTTCGCCCAAATCAATCAAAGCGGCGTGCCAGTGCTAGCCTTAGATTTACCCTCAGGTTTATCTGCCGATACGGGAAAGCTATTAGGAAGTGCAATAAAAGCCAGCGCTACCATTTGTTTTATCGCTGCTAAGCAAGGTTTATTTATCGGACAAGCGCCTGAGTATGTGGGCAAACTAGTTTTTGCCGGTTTGGGGTTAAGTGATTTATTCGAGCAACAAAATACTACTGCAGTTAGCCTAGCTGATTATGCTCAGCTAGGCTCTTTGCTCGCACCTAGAGCCAAAACAGCGCATAAGGGCAGTTGTGGTCGAGTGGCTCTAGTTGGCGGCAATGTGGGAATGGCGGGCGCCATTCGTATGGCTGCTGAGGCGAGTTTACGTTCCGGTGCTGGCTTGGTTAATGTATTTACTCAGGCGCAAAATCAGTCTGTTGTGAGCACCGGCCGCCCAGAGTTAATGGTTGCAGCAGTGGCTAAGCATTCTCTTCAGCAGCTCGATTGGTGCTTAGCCCAGGCAAGCTGCAAAGTAATTGGCCCTGGTTTGGGGCAAGATGAGTGGGCGCAAGCGCTGTTTTCGTCAGTATTAAATGATGATAAAGCCTGCTTGGTAGATGCAGATGCACTTAACCTTTTAGCAAAAGCACCGATGCAGCGTAACCATTGGGTATTAACGCCGCATCCAGGTGAGGCAGCACGTTTATTGAAATGCTCCGTGGCTGAAATAGAAGCTGATAGAATTGCTGCTGCCCAAAATATTCAGCACCGTTATGGCGGCGTATGTGTACTAAAAGGCGCTGGCACCGTTGTAGCTGGCGCGCAAGGGCAAGTGAGAATTTGTACCGCAGGTAACCCCGGCATGGCTTCGGGCGGGATGGGAGATGTTTTGTCTGGTATAATCGGCGGCTTAATCGCCCAATTTGCAGCTAAGCATTTATTATTCGATATTGTCTGCCTCGGGGTATGTATTCATGGTATGGCTGCAGATAGAGCTGCAGAACAGGGAGAAAGAGGCATGCTGGCCTCAGATCTAATGCCTTTTATAAGACAACTAGTGAATCCAAAATTGTAA